A segment of the Orcinus orca chromosome 4, mOrcOrc1.1, whole genome shotgun sequence genome:
AATCCCTGGTCTATTCCATACCTGGGACTTCCCAGTGCCTTTATACAACAGGCACTTGTTCTGCAAAGTGCCCTGATAAGACACACGTGGAACCTCGTTAAACAAATTCGTTCACAGGCCCCATCCAaactcctgaatcagaatctccaagACAAAGGCCTGAGAATCTGTCTTTTTAACCAGCtccttgtgttgttttgttttgttttgtcttttaatcagAGAAGTCTGAGCATGCTCCtaggtgattttaaaaatataggacaGGGAAGCCAGACTAGCAGAGAACACACATCATAGATAAGCCACAACTGGCTATTTCTGGATTAAGTACCCAATTCCAGTTCAGTCTGCTGTGGCCAGTTAGGATGGGGTCACATGGTATAAAATATGACCCTTTATATCATGGAAAGAAATGTCAGGAGTTCTGGAAACATAGCAAggacaacaaaaaacaaaggtgTGATCTAACTTCTGAGTAAAGGCTTGAGTAGTTTTCAATTTATTGCAAATAAAATTGGCAATTCCAAGATGAACGAAGTAAGAAAGGATGTGAAACGAGGGGACTTTGAGCTGGAAGCTAGAACACAAATAGATGTCACAGTCTGAGTTTTCGGTGGTGAACTTCGTGTTCCCCTTTGTCCTGAGTGGAGAGCTGATTTTTGCAACGAATGGAGCTCTGCCCTAATCGGAACAATTGCTCAGAAGCAAATGAAATGGATATATTATGGAAACTTGGATTCCACATTGCTTtccccataaaactcctaaaagttATGCCGATGATGTAATAATCTCTGAAAGTGAATGTAGAGCCCACTTCTAACCAGTGATTACCTGGTACGATGCCAAACTATTTGGCCCTGAGGCATATCATGTGCTCCTCTAGAACACAGGTTCTCCAACTTTTTGGTTTTAGGACTCTTTGCACTATTAAAACATTATTGAGAATTCAAGTGCTGTTGTTTATCTGGATTATATCTATTGAAATTTACTGTACCTGGATTTAAAGCAGAAATCTTTaacgttttaatttctttattttctttaaaataacaataataaattgttgacaatttatttttccacaaatatttttccaaaaaattcaGCGATAGAAGtgtcattgttttacattttttggcAAGTATcgttaatgtctggcttaataaaagacagctgggggaattccctggtggtccagtggttaggactctgtgctttcactgctgggggtctgggtttggtccctggtctgggaactaagatcccacaagctgcttggcgaggctaaaaaaaaaaaaaagatagacagctggattctcatatctgcttctgtcAGGTGTGACATCACATGTCAGGAAGCCTCTAGGAAATGCCATAGCACCCTCATGAGGGCACGAGAGTGAAAAAGGCTTCAATGACTCCCTCAAAGAGTTTGGGGGATTCCCAGATGTCCCCAAACGATTATACATTCTGAAAACTGCCACTCTAGCTATTGCAGTTAGTAGGAATATAGGCCAGGCCttggaaaatgtaaattattttttcttcttaaatgtaaacaatcttgggacttccccggtggcacagtgctaaagaatccgcctgccaatgcgggggacacgggttcgagccctggtccaggaagatcccttacttgtgccatggagcaactaagtccgtgcacaactactgagcctgcgctctagagcccgcgagccacaactactgagcctgcgtgactagagcccgcgctccgcaacaagagaagccactgcaatgagaagaccgtgcgcctcaacgaagagtagcccccgctcgccacaactagagaaagtccacgcgcagcaaagaagacccaacacagccaaaaataaaatagatcaattaattaattttaaaaaatgtaaacaatctCTTGCTTGGGTCTTATAATATCCTCTTAGGCTTTAGCTTCATAACTCTCTCCATCCCCTCAACAAATTCATTCTCCACTGTTAACAGCCTCCTAAAACAATgagttgacatttattgagcagtttCCACATGCCAGGTCCTAGGCAAGGCACTCTGCATGCATtatctcttttcatctttattctgACCTGTGAGatgttagaaaatatatatattggtctctgtccgtggttcctggcacagagctcctaaaaccacTGACATCTCCTAAGTGGTAAGAGCACTAGGAGTATCTTTCGTTCTAACATAGGGTCTTTAACCATggttcctaaatcccttggagtTTCCTGGGTGATAGCCGTGTCTTTTCTTTTAGTcaggtgactctgggtgggctcctgcatgggggctggtcaccagcaAGATCaaaccatgattagaagcttggaattttcggcaccaccctcccttctccagagacggaagaggggctggaaatgggctggtgatcaatcatgcctatgtgatgaagccgccataaaaatccccaaaggaCAGGGTtctgagagcttccaggttggtgaacacatgatggtgctgggggaagggcacacccggagagggcatggaagccaCATAGCTTGCCCtaagcatctcttccatctggatgtTCATCTCTATCctttattatatctttttataatataCTGGTAAACGGTAAATGAACTGTTTTCCCAAGTCCTCTgagctgctgtagcaaattaatTGATTCTGAGGAAGGAAAGGGTCGTGTATAGCTCATCAGTCAGGGAGACAGGTGaaaacctggacttgtgattggcatctgaagtggagtGGGAACAGTCTTGTAGGACCTGTGGGATTTGATGCTATCTCCAGGCAGACAGTATCAGAACTGAGTTAAATTGTAAGACACAcacagctggtgtcacagagaattacttggtgtggggaaaaaacccacacacctctgGTATCAGAAGTGTTCTGAGTGTGGCAGTAGTGTGAGACTAAAGGAGAACACAAGAGGAAAACTGAGGGGTTTTTTTGCACAACCCCGGAAGACAGGTAATATTATTATCCCTAATTTACTGATGAGGAACACGAGACCTGGAGAAGGGCAGTAACGGGCCTCAAATTGCAGGGTAAGTAAATTGAGAAATCAGGAATCTAACCCAGACTTCATGCTTTTAATTGTTTGATCTTTCTAAATAGTAAGTAGCTCATTTCAAGCTCACGTATCATTTCGAAGcaaaatttctcattttgttactgaaccaaacttgggtccgctTGCCTGCACGCAGTAAAGCCAAGACACCGGTTGTGATGAAGGAAAGTGAAGTGTTTATTGCAGGACatcaagcaaggagtccagggcagctaATGCTTAAAAGACTGGCACTCCCCAgcgctttcagggaaaggtttttaaagacaaggTGAGGGAGGCGGTTGTgaggtgtgtgatcagctcgtggataTTCttttgattggttggtggtgacgtcatcgggagtcaacatcatcaaccttctggttccaaccagtctggggtctacaggcttgtgggcagcatacagttaatttcttccacctggtgggagtttcagtatctgcaaaacagctgaaAGGACGTGGCTCAGAAGATTAcctgtagcccttgaggaggaactaaaggtccttgactttgtttaatggctaaactattattattttgtcttgcttgactgtttttcattctttctgcattttctcactcctctgattaaatttactctttggaactcagggaaggcctagcaGGCTACAGTTTTTCTATAGACAagaggcaggcggaggacatggggGTCAGGGGAGTctgttctgggaaggccccatggggtcctgctcagttacaattTTATGCCTTACATGtgcattttaaattgttttaagtttttgGAAGTTCAGTTCAGAAGATTACATGTCTATTGGGAACCGTACAATTtgaagttttctattttcttgtgtATTCATTAGGGCTGCTCTGTAGCCTGGCTTTGGAAAGTTTTGCGTCTTTGGCTGCATATTGGTTTTGGGGAAACCTGGTCTCAAACACCCTCTGAGTTTGGGAGGAGGGTTTCTttcgttattattattattattattttcctggcCGTggcatgcagcttgtgggatcttagttccccgaccagggatcaaacccatgcctcctgcactggaagtgcagaatcttaaccattcgaccgtcagggaagtccctgtcatgaCTATTGTTCTACTCActtgtagtgggttgaatagtgtcacTCAAAAATTCGGGTTATGGAACCTcgggatgtgaccttatttggaaatggggtctttgcaCACGTAATTAAGATAAGGCTTGaaatgagatcatactggattagggtgggccctaaatccaatgagagTGTCCTTAccaaacacagaaaaagacacagagtAACATAGGGGAGAAGGCCatggaaagacagagacagagattgaaGTTAGCTGCCACGGCCACCAGCACCAGGAAGGGACAAGGAAGGATCCTCTTTCAGAGTTCTGgagtccagaactgtgagagaaattaattttctgttgttccacgtctcccagtttgtggtaatttgttacagcagctttaggaaactaatacaccatcctTCAAGACCCGGCCCCAAATTGACCTCCTTTCTATGGCCTTCCCCCATCATTTAAGAAAGAagtctttctccctcctctgaacTCCAAGAATACTTGCTGTCTGTGCCATTCCTGAGGGTtcagctttttattttgtgtgtgtcagCTTCTCCAGGaggaaagtttcttttttaatccttccTTGAGTTTCTGCTTAGCTCCTAACTCAGTGATATTGGTGCAGGAAGAGTGGGGTGCGAGAGGATGGTCACGTCCCAGGTCTCCAGCGAGTCCCTGGGATGGCTGCCAGGTGAGGGTTCTTGGCTTCATACAGGAAGGGATTCAAGAGCGAGCCGAAGTAGAGTGAAAGCAGATTTATTCaaggagatacacactccatagacagagtaTGGGCCATCTCAGAAAGTGAGAGTGGCCCTGAGATAcgggggtggttagtttttatgggctgggtaatttcataggctaatgagtgggaagattattccaactatttcagggaaggggtggagatttccaggaattgggtcactttccactttttggccttttatggtcagcctcagaactgtcatggcgcctgtgggtgtgtcatttagcatgctgatGTATCACAATGAGCATAAAAGAGGCTCAAGGTCTAATGGAGGTTGActtgtccaccatcttggactggttggttctaaccagtttatgttgtgtcctcaatggctctgtcattcttttaaatgtgccctgcccccttcctgtctcaATATATAAAGTGTTTAATACATAATTGTTGAATATGGTTTTCccaattctttctttccatttaatgAATCCACATTTAATGAatccactcaacaaacatttattgagtgcctacaatGTGTCAGGCATTATTTCTTACCTTTGGGATAAATCTCTGAACCAAAAAGACAAAATTCAGTCTTAGGAAGCTTACTCTCTAATGAGAATGTAAGTTTCTGTATTGAAATTCACATGGCCTAGCTGCACATTTTAGACTAGTTTCTGTAGCTTTTCCCCTCCCTTTATTGTCCAGAGCCAGTTTCCAATGCTGGGACTATCCTGGCATCTTTTCAGATCTTCTGCTTGAGTGCCAAGGCCAGAGAGGAGGGGGGGGGAAGTGATTTGAGGGGATCTCAGTTCTCACAGAATGGTTCTCTCACATAAGCCATCCTTGTGTCCTGAACTTCTCTCTGCCCATTGAAACATGTTTGTAAACTGTGTTGGAGCCAACTTCTGGAGATTTGATTTGTAAGTCTGGATGCAAGCGGAGAGAACAGGAAGGCACATGCAAGGCTGAGCACAGTGTTAGCCAGTGTTAGCTTTGGTCTAGTCCCAGACAGGCGGCTGGTGCCACTTTTGCCAGGACCATCATCTGTCCTCCATTGCTGCCAAAATAAGGAATTCTTGCCTTTCTAAGTGGGTACAAATGTTAGGCACCAGGACCACATATATGGGATAAGtagggtgttttttgttttttaaatcacaatttgCCAAgagcactttattttttcttttcaacatcCTGTTCTGCAGCCTCCTTGGCCCTTTTTGCTGGGATGCCAAAGAGCCAGGCAATGGCGTGGGCCATGCGGAGCCTGGCGACCACCTTGAAGttcttctcctcctctgtgaTGACTCTGGCTTTCTCCTTCTTATAGACGTTTCGTATGGGCATGACTGGTTCCGTCAGCTGCGTGGCCAATCTGAGCTCTTCAGCAGTGCTGTCTCCCTTCTTGAGGGTCGTGGGCTTCCTGGGGAAGAGGATGAACTTGGAGCGGTACTCCTTCTGCCGCTGCACGTTGGCCGGCAGGGACTCCGTGCGCTTGTTCCGCCGCCTCGGGTCCACTGAGATGCCAATGGTCCGGGGCACCTTCTTGTGGATGCCAGCCACCCTCAGCTCCTCCAGGCTGAAGCCCCTGCTGGCGCCCACCTTGGTGTGGTACCTGACCGTGGGGCATCTCACCACCGGCTGGAGGAGGCCAGACGTGGGGCGCGGGGCGATGAGGCACGCCTTGGCCTGCCGGCCCTTGCGTCTGCGGATTTTGCCGGCCGGCTGGTTGAACCACGTGGCCCCGCGCCCCTGACGGCCCTTGTGGGAGTGGGGCTTCAGGATCATGCCATTCCAGCTGGACGCCGCGGCTGCGGCCGACTGGCCTCCTCCGAGTGCAAAGACagggtgttgggtttttttttaataaatttatttattttatttttggctgcattgggtctttgttcctgcgagcgggctttctctaggtggggggagcaggggctactcttcattgcggtgcgtgggtttctcattgcagtggcttctcttgttgcggagcacgggctctagggcgcacaggcttcagtagttgtggcacacgggctcagtaattgtggctcgcaggctctacagcgctggctcagtagtggtggcgcatgggcttagttgctccgcggcatgtgggatcttcccgggccagggctcgaacccgtgtccccagcattggcaggttgattcttaaccactgcaccaccaaggaagtcccaggcaGGGTGTATTTTTTTATAGGAAAAATACGTGGAACAAACAATGGTGATTGTTCTCTAGTCTCATTTTGATGTTTCGCTCTGAGTAAATTCTGACTCATATGAGAGCCAGTCTCTCTGTAGCTAATTTGAAGGATGGGGATTGGTGATTGTAGAGCGATAACAGCATGTCAATCAACCTGTCCAACAGTCAAATACATGTTTAAAGAGTAATATTTAGTTATTTGAGAATGTGGTGAAATAGCACTCGGAAACTGTTATTGGGAGGAAGTAAGGTAAATTAATACAAACTTTCTAGTATGCATTTTGGGAACATGTTTCAAAAGCCTTGAAATGTTCATTGTCtttaatcaaataattttattttcaggaatTTATCCTGAGGAAGTAATCTTATATTTGCACAAAGGCTTATTCAGAAAGATCtttgcagtgttatttacaataatgagaaacaacacaaatgttcaACAACAGAATTGGTTAAATTAACAATGCTACATCTATGTGTTAGAATATGagccattaaaaattatattcaaagattgaaaaatgttaataattttacAGTTAAGTGAGGGTTGCATGCACATGAGGGTTAATTATGGTATTCTCTATACCTTGGATTACAGTTGAAATTTGTGATAATAGAAACTAAAAACTCTTGATCTCAAAGGATGTTTACATCTAATGGAAAATGCTTATAAGGTATTATTAAATGGAAAAGGCAATTTATCAAGCAGTATGTATTGATGGATGGTAGGATTCTGTAGgattctagttttgtaaaaataaaactaacctttctgttcattttatatattgaaaatatatttatgtaatgttAACAGTGGCTGTCACTGGATGGTGCAAATATAGAAACtgtagatttttccttttatatttctttatattttcaaacatCCATTTAATAAGCCTGTAATACTTTTATAATCAGCAAAAGTAATAATTCAATATTAAAAGGGAGGAGAGACTTTTGAAAGAAGGGCGGATAGTCCGACAGGTCTTAGTACTGGTTCGTAACTTACTGGCTACATGACCTGGGGCAAGTTTCTTTGCcttcctaagcctcagttttatgtctgtaataagaaaaaaatttacctaCTTTATGGGGTttagtgaagattaaataaaacaatgcagATAAAGATTCTGACATGATATCTAATGGAGAGTgaggctcagtaaatgttattttcatAAAACCTAAGATTGACTTCTGCTGTGGTCACAATAGCATAACTGGTAGCTGGTTAGCCTCCCTGAAATAAATATGTAACTAGAAAACTGGACAAGATATATAAAACAACAGTCTTCAGACTTTGAACAACAGGTACAGAGAACTTTGATTCCTGAGAGAAAGAACACGAATTTAGTGAGTCCTCTAATTTCCCAGGCTTTCTATAGTAGGGAGAGAAGTTGCAAGCAGAACATGGCAGCCTCACTGAAAGGAGGAGACAGATATAGATCAGAGTTTGTGGCAGTTGGGGCAACTGGAATTTGTGAGGCAAGTTCCCAAACCAAAAGAAGGTTTACAGAAAAAGGGCTGTATCAGTGTTCATAGGATCCCCTTAAGTCTTTGGCCAAATATTAGGCTGTATATGTGTAAGGTGAGACTCCATAAGCTGGGCACATAGAACTAttaccagagaaagaaaaactaccaAGCTTGCAAACTGAACAATAACTAGAGCTTGCAGAGGGTTGAGAGACATTCTACTTCCAATTAGCCAGAATTCAGTAGGCTCCAGAAATGCCACACCTTAGGAGGAAGGCTAAAGTCGTCCTAAAATAAAGGATACTTTAGACCCTCCCAAGAAATACTTGAAAATAAACCTCAAAAGACCAAGCTGATCCCCAACTAAATTAACTGCTTACAAGAAAAGAGCTCAGCCAGCACCTTCCAAGGGAAAGCAACAAAAATCCAGACACTCAACAATAGGACACTCACAGTGTCCACAATCTGGTAAAAAGATTACCAGGCATGTgggaaaacatgaaaagatgatccttagccaggaaaaaaaagtcagtagaaacagatacataaatgacagaaatgatggaattagcagacaaggactttGAGAGAGCTATTGTAAATATGCTTAAGGGTTTCAAGAAAAACTCAATGAACACAATGAGAAATGTGGAAAATTATAATGAAAGAACCAAATGTAACTTCTAGACCTAAAAATCAGAAATGCATAATTCACTGGATGGGCTTAGCAGATGATTgcacacaacagaagaaaaaaaagaagttgaagatatagccaaaaaaaaaaaagttcaaaatgaagctcagaaagaaaaagagggagaaaatacatacatacatacatacatacatatatacatacatagagcCCCAGTGACCTGTGGGTAAATATCAAGCAATCTAACACATGTAAATTGAGTGTGGAagagatatttgaagaaataacggCTGAAATTCcagatttgattttaaaaatatatatttaccaaGAGATGCAATAAGCTTAGCaaaccccaaacaggataaatacaaagaaccaaatcaagatttattttaatcaattttctGAAAACCAGTGATAAAGTGCATGTGTTAAAACAACCAGAGAAAGAAAGTCACATTACATTCAGGGGAACAAAGGTAAGATTTTCCACTGATTTCACATCAGAAATAATGTTAAGCCAGAGAGGCTTAATGTTAAATAATGTTAAGACACGGAGGagcatagaaagaaagaaaatattatcttAGAACTCTAATATGCAATAAACATAaccttttaaaatgcagatgaaACAAAGGTTTTTTAGACAAATAAAGGCTAATTACTAGAAAATAATTCTTGCCTGCATTATAATAGctaatgattaaaataaacaaCAGCTAATTATTAGAAAGTAATTATTGCCTACActacaagaaatagaaaaggaattTCTTTAGTTTATGAGGAAAAAATACCAGCTCTACACCAAAGAATAAAGATCATTGAAAATCATAAATACGTGGGTAAAAGTTTTTCATTAAAagtgttttcaaaaataattgagtattttaaaaaaaagtaatatcaaTATATTTGGGATCAATAACATATATAAGTAAAAGTTTTAACAGGACAAGGGGGGAATGGAAGCAGACTGTTATAAGGTCTAACTTTATCTATGCAGCAGTACAATTTTATTTGAAGGTAAACTGTGATAAGGTAAAGATGCATACTGTAAACCCTATAGCaatcattatttaaaaagtgagtatagggcttccctggtggcgcagtggttgagagaccgcctgccgatgcaggggacatgggttcgtgccccggtccgggaagattccacatgccgtggagcggctgggcccgtgagccatggccgctgagcctgcgcatccggagcct
Coding sequences within it:
- the LOC101287169 gene encoding 60S ribosomal protein L13-like, producing MILKPHSHKGRQGRGATWFNQPAGKIRRRKGRQAKACLIAPRPTSGLLQPVVRCPTVRYHTKVGASRGFSLEELRVAGIHKKVPRTIGISVDPRRRNKRTESLPANVQRQKEYRSKFILFPRKPTTLKKGDSTAEELRLATQLTEPVMPIRNVYKKEKARVITEEEKNFKVVARLRMAHAIAWLFGIPAKRAKEAAEQDVEKKK